A single Pan troglodytes isolate AG18354 chromosome 19, NHGRI_mPanTro3-v2.0_pri, whole genome shotgun sequence DNA region contains:
- the TBC1D3B gene encoding TBC1 domain family, member 3B (The RefSeq protein has 3 substitutions compared to this genomic sequence), translated as MDVVEVAGSWWAQEREDIIMKYEKGHRAGLPEDKGPKPFGRYNNNVDHLGIVHETELPPLTAREAKQIQREISRKSKWVDMLGDWEKYKSSRKLIDRVYKGMPMNIRGPMWSVLLNVEEMKLKNPGRYQIMKEKGKRSSEHIQRIDRDVSGTLRKHIFFRERYGTKQRELLHVLLAYEEYNPEVGYCRDLSHIAALFLLYLPEEDAFWALVQLLASERHSLQGFHSPNGRTVQGLQDQQEHEVATSQLKTMGHQDKKDLCGQCSPLGCLIRILIDGISLGLTLRLWDVYLVEGEQALMPITRIAFKVQQKRLTKTSRCGLWARFCNRFVDTWARDDDTVLKHLRASMKKLTRKQGDLPPPAKPEQGSSASRPVPASRGGKTLCKGDRQAPPGPPARFPRPIWSASPPRAPRSSTPCPGGAVREDTYPVGTQGAPSPALAQGGPQGSWRFLQWNSMPRLPTDLDVEGPWFRHYDFRQSCWVRAISQEDQPATCWQAEHPAERVRSAFTALSHNVGMDFPALQCTQH; from the exons ATGGACATGGTAGAGGTCGCGGGTAGTTGGTGGGCACAAGAGCGAGAGGACATCATTATGAAATACGAAAAG GGACACCGAGCTGGGCTGCCAGAGGACAAGGGGCCTAAGCCTTTTGGAAGATACAACAACAACGTCGATCATTTGGGGATTGTACA TGAGACGGAGCTGCCTCCTCTGACTGCGCGGGAGGCGAAG CAAATTCAGCGGGAGATCAGCCGAAAGAGCAAGTGGGTGGATATGCTGGGAGACTGGGAGAAATACAAAAGCAGCAGAAAG CTCATAGATCGAGTGTACAAGGGAATGCCCATGAACATCCGGGGCCCGATGTGGTCAGTCCTCCTGAACGTTGAGGAAATGAAGTTGAAAAACCCCGGAAGATACCAG ATCATGAAGGAGAAGGGCAAGAGGTCATCTGAGCACATCCAGCGCATCGACAGGGACGTAAGCGGGACATTAAGGAAGCATATCTTCTTCAGGGAGCGATACGGAACCAA GCAGCGGGAGCTACTCCACGTCCTCCTGGCATATGAGGAGTATAACCCG GAGGTGGGCTACTGCAGGGACCTGAGCCACATCGCCGCCTTGTTCCTCCTCTATCTTCCTGAGGAGGATGCATTCTGGGCACTGGTGCAGCTGCTGGCCAGTGAGAGGCACTCCCTGCAGG GATTTCACAGCCCAAATGGCAGGACCGTCCAGGGGCTCCAAGACCAACAGGAGCTTGAGGTAGCCACGTCACAACTCAAGACCATGGGGCATCAG GACAAGAAAGATCTATGTGGGCAGTGTTCCCCGTTAGGCTGCCTCATCCGGATATTGATTGACGGG ATCTCTCTCGGGCTCACCCTGCGCCTGTGGGACGTGTATCTGGTAGAAGGCGAACAGGCGTTGATGCCGATAACAAGAATCGCCTTTAAGGTTCAGCAGA AGCGCCTCACGAAGACGTCCAGGTGTGGCCTGTGGGCACGTTTTTGCAACCGGTTCGTTGATACCTGGGCCAGGGATGATGACACTGTGCTGAAGCATCTTAGGGCCTCTATGAAGAAACTAACAAGAAAGCAGGGGGACCTGCCACCCCCAG CCAAACCCGAGCAAGGGTCGTCGGCATCCAGGCCTGTGCCGGCTTCACGTGGCGGGAAGACCCTCTGCAAGGGGGACAGGCAGGCCCCTCCAGGCCCACCAGCCCGGTTCCCGCGGCCCATTTGGTCGGCTTCCCCGCCACGGGCACCTCGTTCTTCCACACCCTGTCCTGGTGGGGCTGTCCGGGAAGACACCTACCCTGTGGGCACTCAGGGTGCGCCCAGCCCggccctggctcagggaggaCCTCAGGGTTCCTGGAGATTCCTGCAGTGGAACTCCATGCCCCGCCTCCCAACGGACCTGGACGTAGAGGGCCCTTGGTTCCGCCATTATGATTTCAGACAGAGCTGCTGGGTCCGTGCCATATCCCAGGAGGACCAGCCGGCCACCTGCTGGCAGGCTGAACACCCTGCGGAGCGGGTGAGATCGGCTTTCACTGCACTGAGCCACAACGTGGGCATGGACTTCCTGGCCCTGCAGTGCACCCAGCACTGA
- the TBC1D3B gene encoding TBC1 domain family, member 3B isoform X3: MDMVEVAGSWWAQEREDIIMKYEKGHRAGLPEDKGPKPFGRYNNNVDHLGIVHETELPPLTAREAKQIQREISRKSKWVDMLGDWEKYKSSRKLIDRVYKGMPMNIRGPMWSVLLNVEEMKLKNPGRYQIMKEKGKRSSEHIQRIDRDVSGTLRKHIFFRERYGTKQRELLHVLLAYEEYNPEVGYCRDLSHIAALFLLYLPEEDAFWALVQLLASERHSLQGFHSPNGRTVQGLQDQQELEVATSQLKTMGHQDKKDLCGQCSPLGCLIRILIDGISLGLTLRLWDVYLVEGEQALMPITRIAFKVQQKRLTKTSRCGLWARFCNRFVDTWARDDDTVLKHLRASMKKLTRKQGDLPPPAKPEQGSSASRPVPASRGGKTLCKGDRQAPPGPPARFPRPIWSASPPRAPRSSTPCPGGAVREDTYPVGTQGAPSPALAQGGPQGSWRFLQWNSMPRLPTDLDVEGPWFRHYDFRQSCWVRAISQEDQPATCWQAEHPAERVRSAFSAPSTDSDQGTPFRARDEQQCAPTSGPCLCGLHLESSRFPPGF; the protein is encoded by the exons ATGGACATGGTAGAGGTCGCGGGTAGTTGGTGGGCACAAGAGCGAGAGGACATCATTATGAAATACGAAAAG GGACACCGAGCTGGGCTGCCAGAGGACAAGGGGCCTAAGCCTTTTGGAAGATACAACAACAACGTCGATCATTTGGGGATTGTACA TGAGACGGAGCTGCCTCCTCTGACTGCGCGGGAGGCGAAG CAAATTCAGCGGGAGATCAGCCGAAAGAGCAAGTGGGTGGATATGCTGGGAGACTGGGAGAAATACAAAAGCAGCAGAAAG CTCATAGATCGAGTGTACAAGGGAATGCCCATGAACATCCGGGGCCCGATGTGGTCAGTCCTCCTGAACGTTGAGGAAATGAAGTTGAAAAACCCCGGAAGATACCAG ATCATGAAGGAGAAGGGCAAGAGGTCATCTGAGCACATCCAGCGCATCGACAGGGACGTAAGCGGGACATTAAGGAAGCATATCTTCTTCAGGGAGCGATACGGAACCAA GCAGCGGGAGCTACTCCACGTCCTCCTGGCATATGAGGAGTATAACCCG GAGGTGGGCTACTGCAGGGACCTGAGCCACATCGCCGCCTTGTTCCTCCTCTATCTTCCTGAGGAGGATGCATTCTGGGCACTGGTGCAGCTGCTGGCCAGTGAGAGGCACTCCCTGCAGG GATTTCACAGCCCAAATGGCAGGACCGTCCAGGGGCTCCAAGACCAACAGGAGCTTGAGGTAGCCACGTCACAACTCAAGACCATGGGGCATCAG GACAAGAAAGATCTATGTGGGCAGTGTTCCCCGTTAGGCTGCCTCATCCGGATATTGATTGACGGG ATCTCTCTCGGGCTCACCCTGCGCCTGTGGGACGTGTATCTGGTAGAAGGCGAACAGGCGTTGATGCCGATAACAAGAATCGCCTTTAAGGTTCAGCAGA AGCGCCTCACGAAGACGTCCAGGTGTGGCCTGTGGGCACGTTTTTGCAACCGGTTCGTTGATACCTGGGCCAGGGATGATGACACTGTGCTGAAGCATCTTAGGGCCTCTATGAAGAAACTAACAAGAAAGCAGGGGGACCTGCCACCCCCAG CCAAACCCGAGCAAGGGTCGTCGGCATCCAGGCCTGTGCCGGCTTCACGTGGCGGGAAGACCCTCTGCAAGGGGGACAGGCAGGCCCCTCCAGGCCCACCAGCCCGGTTCCCGCGGCCCATTTGGTCGGCTTCCCCGCCACGGGCACCTCGTTCTTCCACACCCTGTCCTGGTGGGGCTGTCCGGGAAGACACCTACCCTGTGGGCACTCAGGGTGCGCCCAGCCCggccctggctcagggaggaCCTCAGGGTTCCTGGAGATTCCTGCAGTGGAACTCCATGCCCCGCCTCCCAACGGACCTGGACGTAGAGGGCCCTTGGTTCCGCCATTATGATTTCAGACAGAGCTGCTGGGTCCGTGCCATATCCCAGGAGGACCAGCCGGCCACCTGCTGGCAGGCTGAACACCCTGCGGAGCGGGTGAGATCGGCTTT CAGTGCACCCAGCACTGATTCCGACCAGGGCACCCCCTTCAGAGCTAGGGACGAACAGCAGTGTGCTCCCACCTCGGGGCCTTGCCTCTGCGGCCTCCACTTGGAAAGTTCTCGGTTCCCTCCAGGCTTCTAG
- the TBC1D3B gene encoding TBC1 domain family, member 3B isoform X2 — protein sequence MLGDWEKYKSSRKLIDRVYKGMPMNIRGPMWSVLLNVEEMKLKNPGRYQIMKEKGKRSSEHIQRIDRDVSGTLRKHIFFRERYGTKQRELLHVLLAYEEYNPEVGYCRDLSHIAALFLLYLPEEDAFWALVQLLASERHSLQGFHSPNGRTVQGLQDQQELEVATSQLKTMGHQDKKDLCGQCSPLGCLIRILIDGISLGLTLRLWDVYLVEGEQALMPITRIAFKVQQKRLTKTSRCGLWARFCNRFVDTWARDDDTVLKHLRASMKKLTRKQGDLPPPAKPEQGSSASRPVPASRGGKTLCKGDRQAPPGPPARFPRPIWSASPPRAPRSSTPCPGGAVREDTYPVGTQGAPSPALAQGGPQGSWRFLQWNSMPRLPTDLDVEGPWFRHYDFRQSCWVRAISQEDQPATCWQAEHPAERVRSAFTALSHNVGMDFLALQCTQH from the exons ATGCTGGGAGACTGGGAGAAATACAAAAGCAGCAGAAAG CTCATAGATCGAGTGTACAAGGGAATGCCCATGAACATCCGGGGCCCGATGTGGTCAGTCCTCCTGAACGTTGAGGAAATGAAGTTGAAAAACCCCGGAAGATACCAG ATCATGAAGGAGAAGGGCAAGAGGTCATCTGAGCACATCCAGCGCATCGACAGGGACGTAAGCGGGACATTAAGGAAGCATATCTTCTTCAGGGAGCGATACGGAACCAA GCAGCGGGAGCTACTCCACGTCCTCCTGGCATATGAGGAGTATAACCCG GAGGTGGGCTACTGCAGGGACCTGAGCCACATCGCCGCCTTGTTCCTCCTCTATCTTCCTGAGGAGGATGCATTCTGGGCACTGGTGCAGCTGCTGGCCAGTGAGAGGCACTCCCTGCAGG GATTTCACAGCCCAAATGGCAGGACCGTCCAGGGGCTCCAAGACCAACAGGAGCTTGAGGTAGCCACGTCACAACTCAAGACCATGGGGCATCAG GACAAGAAAGATCTATGTGGGCAGTGTTCCCCGTTAGGCTGCCTCATCCGGATATTGATTGACGGG ATCTCTCTCGGGCTCACCCTGCGCCTGTGGGACGTGTATCTGGTAGAAGGCGAACAGGCGTTGATGCCGATAACAAGAATCGCCTTTAAGGTTCAGCAGA AGCGCCTCACGAAGACGTCCAGGTGTGGCCTGTGGGCACGTTTTTGCAACCGGTTCGTTGATACCTGGGCCAGGGATGATGACACTGTGCTGAAGCATCTTAGGGCCTCTATGAAGAAACTAACAAGAAAGCAGGGGGACCTGCCACCCCCAG CCAAACCCGAGCAAGGGTCGTCGGCATCCAGGCCTGTGCCGGCTTCACGTGGCGGGAAGACCCTCTGCAAGGGGGACAGGCAGGCCCCTCCAGGCCCACCAGCCCGGTTCCCGCGGCCCATTTGGTCGGCTTCCCCGCCACGGGCACCTCGTTCTTCCACACCCTGTCCTGGTGGGGCTGTCCGGGAAGACACCTACCCTGTGGGCACTCAGGGTGCGCCCAGCCCggccctggctcagggaggaCCTCAGGGTTCCTGGAGATTCCTGCAGTGGAACTCCATGCCCCGCCTCCCAACGGACCTGGACGTAGAGGGCCCTTGGTTCCGCCATTATGATTTCAGACAGAGCTGCTGGGTCCGTGCCATATCCCAGGAGGACCAGCCGGCCACCTGCTGGCAGGCTGAACACCCTGCGGAGCGGGTGAGATCGGCTTTCACTGCACTGAGCCACAACGTGGGCATGGACTTCCTGGCCCTGCAGTGCACCCAGCACTGA
- the TBC1D3B gene encoding TBC1 domain family, member 3B isoform X1 yields the protein MGPSPLAGGNHSTCWGRMDMVEVAGSWWAQEREDIIMKYEKGHRAGLPEDKGPKPFGRYNNNVDHLGIVHETELPPLTAREAKQIQREISRKSKWVDMLGDWEKYKSSRKLIDRVYKGMPMNIRGPMWSVLLNVEEMKLKNPGRYQIMKEKGKRSSEHIQRIDRDVSGTLRKHIFFRERYGTKQRELLHVLLAYEEYNPEVGYCRDLSHIAALFLLYLPEEDAFWALVQLLASERHSLQGFHSPNGRTVQGLQDQQELEVATSQLKTMGHQDKKDLCGQCSPLGCLIRILIDGISLGLTLRLWDVYLVEGEQALMPITRIAFKVQQKRLTKTSRCGLWARFCNRFVDTWARDDDTVLKHLRASMKKLTRKQGDLPPPAKPEQGSSASRPVPASRGGKTLCKGDRQAPPGPPARFPRPIWSASPPRAPRSSTPCPGGAVREDTYPVGTQGAPSPALAQGGPQGSWRFLQWNSMPRLPTDLDVEGPWFRHYDFRQSCWVRAISQEDQPATCWQAEHPAERVRSAFTALSHNVGMDFLALQCTQH from the exons ATGGGCCCTTCACCCTTGGCAGGTGGAAACCATTCAACCTGCTGGGGCCG GATGGACATGGTAGAGGTCGCGGGTAGTTGGTGGGCACAAGAGCGAGAGGACATCATTATGAAATACGAAAAG GGACACCGAGCTGGGCTGCCAGAGGACAAGGGGCCTAAGCCTTTTGGAAGATACAACAACAACGTCGATCATTTGGGGATTGTACA TGAGACGGAGCTGCCTCCTCTGACTGCGCGGGAGGCGAAG CAAATTCAGCGGGAGATCAGCCGAAAGAGCAAGTGGGTGGATATGCTGGGAGACTGGGAGAAATACAAAAGCAGCAGAAAG CTCATAGATCGAGTGTACAAGGGAATGCCCATGAACATCCGGGGCCCGATGTGGTCAGTCCTCCTGAACGTTGAGGAAATGAAGTTGAAAAACCCCGGAAGATACCAG ATCATGAAGGAGAAGGGCAAGAGGTCATCTGAGCACATCCAGCGCATCGACAGGGACGTAAGCGGGACATTAAGGAAGCATATCTTCTTCAGGGAGCGATACGGAACCAA GCAGCGGGAGCTACTCCACGTCCTCCTGGCATATGAGGAGTATAACCCG GAGGTGGGCTACTGCAGGGACCTGAGCCACATCGCCGCCTTGTTCCTCCTCTATCTTCCTGAGGAGGATGCATTCTGGGCACTGGTGCAGCTGCTGGCCAGTGAGAGGCACTCCCTGCAGG GATTTCACAGCCCAAATGGCAGGACCGTCCAGGGGCTCCAAGACCAACAGGAGCTTGAGGTAGCCACGTCACAACTCAAGACCATGGGGCATCAG GACAAGAAAGATCTATGTGGGCAGTGTTCCCCGTTAGGCTGCCTCATCCGGATATTGATTGACGGG ATCTCTCTCGGGCTCACCCTGCGCCTGTGGGACGTGTATCTGGTAGAAGGCGAACAGGCGTTGATGCCGATAACAAGAATCGCCTTTAAGGTTCAGCAGA AGCGCCTCACGAAGACGTCCAGGTGTGGCCTGTGGGCACGTTTTTGCAACCGGTTCGTTGATACCTGGGCCAGGGATGATGACACTGTGCTGAAGCATCTTAGGGCCTCTATGAAGAAACTAACAAGAAAGCAGGGGGACCTGCCACCCCCAG CCAAACCCGAGCAAGGGTCGTCGGCATCCAGGCCTGTGCCGGCTTCACGTGGCGGGAAGACCCTCTGCAAGGGGGACAGGCAGGCCCCTCCAGGCCCACCAGCCCGGTTCCCGCGGCCCATTTGGTCGGCTTCCCCGCCACGGGCACCTCGTTCTTCCACACCCTGTCCTGGTGGGGCTGTCCGGGAAGACACCTACCCTGTGGGCACTCAGGGTGCGCCCAGCCCggccctggctcagggaggaCCTCAGGGTTCCTGGAGATTCCTGCAGTGGAACTCCATGCCCCGCCTCCCAACGGACCTGGACGTAGAGGGCCCTTGGTTCCGCCATTATGATTTCAGACAGAGCTGCTGGGTCCGTGCCATATCCCAGGAGGACCAGCCGGCCACCTGCTGGCAGGCTGAACACCCTGCGGAGCGGGTGAGATCGGCTTTCACTGCACTGAGCCACAACGTGGGCATGGACTTCCTGGCCCTGCAGTGCACCCAGCACTGA